The DNA sequence TTTTATCTGGAGATTTTTTACTAAAAATAGCTACTCCATTATAAGATTTTTGACCATATATATAAGTTTTATAACCTATATCATTAAAAGTTTCTACAGGAAAATCTTGATCTATAACTTTTGTTTCTTGCAAACAAATAACATCAATATCATTTTCTAATAACCAGTTTTTTACGTGTTCTTGTCTAGTTCTGATAGAATTAACATTCCATGTCGCTATTTTCATATATTTACTTTATTTGAATATTTTGATTAACTTTTTATTGATAAATAATTGATTAAATAATAGATAGGTTTTATTAAAACTATAAGTACTGTTTTTTATGCTATTTTCCATTGCTTATTACTTATTTACCGATACCATAAGCCGTGCGAGTTACAATAACACAAAGTGCTATATATTTTTAGTTTTAAACATCGATAAAATTCCTCATTTCTCTAATTAACTAAGTTAATGATGGCAAATCAAATAAAACTGAAGTCATATAATTCTCCGCCCATTCTTCTCCAAAGGCTTTTTCTAAGACTCGTCGAGTTTTATCGTTTTGCTGTTGTTGACTGCAATAGTTTTTTTGTCCTTCCCAATAAATTAATTTTTCTTCTTCAGAAATAGCTTGAGACTTTTCGGCAATTTGACAATGAATAGTTAAAAAATTTCGGACACGATTCAAAAATTGCATTTCCTCCTCTTCATTTGCAGGGCGAATAAATAAACAAAAAGGGGAAAAAATATCACCCCAAACAGGTAAATCTCTCACATCACTAAATGGAGTATTTTCTAGGGCAGATAAGGCATTATTGTAATCTTCACCAAGATTTTTTTCGGCATTAGTAGGAGATAAATCAACAATGGCGGCACTAATTCCCGCTTTTCCTGCTACGATGTCACAACCAAACATAGGCAGGGGATAATTGACGTGGGGAAACATAACACAATGAAGAATATCTAAATTAGTTCCCACCTTGGCTAATTCTAGGTGCATTTTCCGAAATTGGGTGGTTTGATAGCAACGATTTTCAATGGTTAGTCTTTCTCCTTCTAATTTTCCTTCAACATATCCTAATCCTTCTGGTAGTTGGTAGGGAGACAGAGAAAGGTTTTCTTGCCATGTTGTAATAATTGTTTCTGCTAATTGATTAATTAAAGGGTGTAATCTATCTTTTAAATCAGAGGAAATATTGACCATGAATAAATTTTATATTTTATATATTTTGTCTTAAATTTACTTTAATTTGCTGAGGATAAAGAAGGCAAGAAATTAACAAGGGCAGGAAAAATGATTATTAGGATTAAAACAAATAATTGCAATAAAATAAAAGGTATTGCACCTTTGTATATATCTTCTGTGGAAACTTCAGGGGGGGCTACTCCTCTCAAATAAAAGAGGGCAAAACCGAAAGGGGGAGTAAGAAAGGAGGTTTGTAAATTAGCACCTAAAATAACTCCATACCATAATAAATCAATTCCTAAAATTTGAGCGGCAGGGGCAAATAATGGGATAACAATGAATGCGATTTCAAAAAAGTCAATAAAGAAGCCGAGAATAAAAATCAACAACATATTAACTGCTAGAAATCCCCATACTCCACCGGGTAAGTTAACTAATAACTCTTCGATGAAGCGATCGCCTCCGATACCTCTAAATACTAAACTAAAAGCAGTAGAACCGAGCAAAATAAACATAACCATTGTGGTAATCAACATAGTTGACTTACAAG is a window from the Cyanobacterium sp. Dongsha4 genome containing:
- a CDS encoding phycocyanobilin:ferredoxin oxidoreductase: MVNISSDLKDRLHPLINQLAETIITTWQENLSLSPYQLPEGLGYVEGKLEGERLTIENRCYQTTQFRKMHLELAKVGTNLDILHCVMFPHVNYPLPMFGCDIVAGKAGISAAIVDLSPTNAEKNLGEDYNNALSALENTPFSDVRDLPVWGDIFSPFCLFIRPANEEEEMQFLNRVRNFLTIHCQIAEKSQAISEEEKLIYWEGQKNYCSQQQQNDKTRRVLEKAFGEEWAENYMTSVLFDLPSLT